GGTGCAGGGCATCAACAACATCGAGCTGATCACCGACCGCTCGCTGGAGATCAACCTGCGTGAAATCACCCAGGTTAAGAAGGATTGGCCCGACCGGGCGCTGGTGGTGTCGTTGATGGTGCCGTGCGTCGAGGAGTCGTGGAAGTTCATCCTGCCGCTGGTCGAAGCCACCGGCGCCGATGGCATCGAGCTGAACTTCGGCTGCCCCCACGGCATGCCCGAGCGCGGCATGGGCGCGGCGGTCGGCCAGGTGCCGGAATACGTGGAAATGGTCACCCGCTGGTGCAAGACGTATTGCTCACTGCCGGTGATCGTCAAGCTCACGCCCAACATCACCGACATCCGCCAATCGGCCCGCGCCGCACATCGAGGCGGCGCCGATGCCGTGTCGCTGATCAACACCATCAACTCGATCACCAGTGTCGACCTGGACCGCATGGTCGCCCACCCCATCGTCGGTGACCAGAGCACCCACGGCGGTTACTGCGGCTCGGCAGTCAAACCGATCGCGCTGAACATGGTCGCCGAGATTGCGCGCGATTCTGAAACCCGTGGCCTGCCGATCTGTGGCATCGGTGGAATCGGCAACTGGCGCGATGCCGCGGAATTCATCGCACTGGGCAGCGGTGCGGTGCAGGTGTGCACGGCGGCGATGTTGCACGGTTTTCGCATCGTCGAAGACATGAAAGATGGCCTGGCGCGCTGGATGGACCAGCACGGACACCGCACCCTGGAAGCCTTCCGCGGCCAGGCCGTACCGCACACCACCGACTGGAAGTACCTGGACATCAACTACAAGTCGGTGGCGCATATCGACCAGGATGCCTGCATCGGCTGCGGACGCTGCCACATCGCCTGCGAAGACACCTCGCACCAAGCCATCGCCAACACCCTGCAGGCCGATGGGACGCACGTCTACAGCGTGATCGAGGCCGAATGCGTGGGTTGCAACCTGTGCCAGATCACCTGCCCGGTTGAAAACTGCATCGACATGGTGGCGCAGGAGACCGGCAAGCCGTACCTGAATTGGACCCAGGATCCGCGCAACCCCTATCGTGAAGCGAGCTGACCTGGGCTGGCCTTCAGATTTTGAACCCTGCAAGAACCCTCGCCGGGGTTGTCAGGCACCCCGGCAGGCTCAAGGCTCCAGCCCGATGCCCCGCAGAATCACGCTGGTCACCGTCTGTACCGCCCGCTCGAACGCCATGTCCGACAGCGGCTGCCCATCATTGAGCAAAGCCACCTGATAACCGAAATCGGCGTAATGCTGAGTCGAAGCCCAGATCATGTAGAGCAGCGCCGACGGCTCGACCGGGAGGATGCGCCCCTCCTCCACCCACCGCCGGATCTTGGCTTCCTTCAACTGCGCCCAAGGCACCAGCGAATCGTCCAGGCTGCCTCCCAGCAGCGGCGCGCCATGGAGGATTTCCTCGGCCCAGACCTTCGAGCCCAGCGGCCGCGAGCGCGAGTGCCCCATCTTGGCGCGGATATAGCTGGTCAGCACGACGCGCGGGTCGTCGAAGCGCTCGAAACAGAGGGCATCCTGCTTCCAGACGTCCAGCAGGTCCTGCAGTACCGCGCGGTAGAGTTCGTCCTTGGTACTGAAGTAGTAATGCAGGTTGGAACGCGGCAACTGCGCACGCTCGGCGATGTCGCCCATGGAGGTGACGCCGTAGCCCTGTTCGGCGAACACCTGCTCGGCTGCCTGGAGGATCTTCTCGATATTGCGACGGCGGATCTCGATCTTGTGGTTGGCCATAGGGCGTCCGAAGCGGCTGGAACCTGTCAAGGCTAACACGCAGGCGCCAGGACTGCGCTCTGCAGATCGACCACTGTGCTTCGTCTGACAGTTGTAGCGTCACAACTGCGCACCCGCTCTGGAACCCCTGCCCATGCGTCCGACCCTTCCACTTTCGTTACTGGCCCTGTTGGTCAGCACCGCCACCCATGCCGCCGAGCGCATCGAGCTCGAACAGGTGCTGATCCAGGACCGCCAGCAATCCGAGCAGGAGGCCGCCGCCGAACGATTGCGCGAGATCCCTGGCGCCAGCAACCTGGTGGATATGGAAACCGTCGGCCAGGGACGCGTGGCCAGCAACCAGGATGTGCTGGCCTACCAGCCGGGCGTGTTCGCCCAGTCGGCGGGCAACGACGGGATCAAGCTGTCGATCCGGGGCTCGGGTATCAACCGCGCGCCTGGCGCCCATGGCTCGGGGGTCTACACGATGTTCGACGGCTTGCCGCTGACCGGCCCCGGCGGGACGCCCTACGAGCTGTTCGAACCCTTGTGGCTGAGCCGCGCCGAGGTACTGCGCGGCGCCAACGGCTTCGAGCAGGGCGCCCTGGCTCTGGGCGGTGCGATCAACTACGTGACCCACACCGGCCATGACGCCGCCCCGCTGCAACTGCGCTATGAGGTCGGCAGCCACGGCTACCAGCGCCGGCACATCAGCTCTGGCCAGGTGCTGGGCAACCTCGACTACTACGTGGCGCTGACCGACGCCGAGTACGACGGCTACCAGCGACACAGCAGCGGCAGTGCCAAGGGCATCGCCGCCAATGTCGGCTATCGCTTCAACCCGAATCTGGAAACGCGCTTCTACCTGCGCTACCGGGAAACCGAGAACGACCTGGCCGGGCGCCTGACCAAGGCGCAGATCAAGCATCACCCGCGCGCCGCCAACCCGGCCTACCTCGCCCGCGATGACAGCCGTCCCCAGCCCGGCAGCACCTGGGTGGGCAACAAGACCACCTTCTTCCTCGACGACGACTCACGCCTGGAGGCCGGGCTGGTCTACCACGACTACCCGATGGACCTGCGCGAAGGCCCGATGCGCCTGAAGGTGGCCTACACCGATGTCAGCGGCACGCTCAACTATCTGCGTCGCGACACCTTGTTCGGCCACGAGAGCAAGACCACCGTTGGCTGGCGCACCACCAAGCACCTGCCCAACAGCGGCGCCTCGCAGTTCGCCCGCAATGGCGATGTGTTCGGCCCGCGCAGCCGCGACTTCAGCTACCAGGGCTCGGACACCGTGCTGCACCTGGGCAACGATCTGGAGCTGGTCCCCAACCTGTGGCTGACCACGGGCCTTGCCATGATCTACACCCGCCGAGAAAGTGCTGTCACCTTCCCCGCCAACGGCGGCAAGGTCAGCCAGCATGACTGGGACTACGCACCACGCCTGGGCCTGCGCTACGACATCGATCCGCAGACCCAGGTCTACGGCAACCTCAGTCGCTCCGTCGAACCACCGCACCCCTGGTCGTTGATCTGGAGTTCGACCGTTGCAACGCAACCGATCGAGATGCAGAACCAGACGGCCACCACCCTGGAGCTGGGGGCCCGCGGCGACTCGGTGCTGGGGCGCTGGGACCTGGCCTGGTACTACTCGCAGGTGCGTCACGAGCTGCTGGCAG
The Pseudomonas putida genome window above contains:
- the preA gene encoding NAD-dependent dihydropyrimidine dehydrogenase subunit PreA, translated to MADLSIEFAGIKAPNPFWLASAPPTDKAYNVVRAFEAGWGGVVWKTLGEDPAAVNVSSRYSAHFGANRQVQGINNIELITDRSLEINLREITQVKKDWPDRALVVSLMVPCVEESWKFILPLVEATGADGIELNFGCPHGMPERGMGAAVGQVPEYVEMVTRWCKTYCSLPVIVKLTPNITDIRQSARAAHRGGADAVSLINTINSITSVDLDRMVAHPIVGDQSTHGGYCGSAVKPIALNMVAEIARDSETRGLPICGIGGIGNWRDAAEFIALGSGAVQVCTAAMLHGFRIVEDMKDGLARWMDQHGHRTLEAFRGQAVPHTTDWKYLDINYKSVAHIDQDACIGCGRCHIACEDTSHQAIANTLQADGTHVYSVIEAECVGCNLCQITCPVENCIDMVAQETGKPYLNWTQDPRNPYREAS
- a CDS encoding TetR/AcrR family transcriptional regulator, encoding MANHKIEIRRRNIEKILQAAEQVFAEQGYGVTSMGDIAERAQLPRSNLHYYFSTKDELYRAVLQDLLDVWKQDALCFERFDDPRVVLTSYIRAKMGHSRSRPLGSKVWAEEILHGAPLLGGSLDDSLVPWAQLKEAKIRRWVEEGRILPVEPSALLYMIWASTQHYADFGYQVALLNDGQPLSDMAFERAVQTVTSVILRGIGLEP
- a CDS encoding TonB-dependent receptor family protein; its protein translation is MRPTLPLSLLALLVSTATHAAERIELEQVLIQDRQQSEQEAAAERLREIPGASNLVDMETVGQGRVASNQDVLAYQPGVFAQSAGNDGIKLSIRGSGINRAPGAHGSGVYTMFDGLPLTGPGGTPYELFEPLWLSRAEVLRGANGFEQGALALGGAINYVTHTGHDAAPLQLRYEVGSHGYQRRHISSGQVLGNLDYYVALTDAEYDGYQRHSSGSAKGIAANVGYRFNPNLETRFYLRYRETENDLAGRLTKAQIKHHPRAANPAYLARDDSRPQPGSTWVGNKTTFFLDDDSRLEAGLVYHDYPMDLREGPMRLKVAYTDVSGTLNYLRRDTLFGHESKTTVGWRTTKHLPNSGASQFARNGDVFGPRSRDFSYQGSDTVLHLGNDLELVPNLWLTTGLAMIYTRRESAVTFPANGGKVSQHDWDYAPRLGLRYDIDPQTQVYGNLSRSVEPPHPWSLIWSSTVATQPIEMQNQTATTLELGARGDSVLGRWDLAWYYSQVRHELLAVEIVPGQPFKEFNASATVHQGIEAGLDSTLWEQPGSGKLSLRQAYTFSDFHYRDDDRFGDNRLPGIPMHYYQAELRYDWPSGFYAGVNTQLASKVQVDYANSYHADAYALLGARLGWDSPKRDWQTWLDLRNLTNKRYAATVTPGYDDAGLDAARSTPGEGFGMYAGVSYSFR